The following DNA comes from Camelina sativa cultivar DH55 chromosome 14, Cs, whole genome shotgun sequence.
TTGCTTTTGTTCCGTAATATTGACTTCCCGATACGTATCCAACCGCATGCTACAAGTTTTTTATTTCCATTAATGCTAAAAGTATTATAATTTGTaatctttcaaattttatttcattattctTATTCGATTTCAGGAAAGAATAATTTTACTCTGACAAGTAAAATTCTGTTAATGGAATTGCAAAGTTTTGCGAGAAAGGTGGTTTTTGGtattatttctataaataaaataaaaattaagaaaagtatATAACGTATGACTTTATGATAAAAGCTAATTAACATAATGATACGTACCTCGTGGCCGTTACTGCTCGAATCCCTTCTCACGCGCCTTATTTTCCGACCAAATCTACGAACTGAACTTGCTCTTAACATGTCATGTTCCGTCGTTCTTCTGATCGGAATCGTACCTTCCGGACAAGATTCACCGGATAAGCTCCAAAGCTGAAAATTTTCATGGGATTCATTTTCTTGGCTATACCCTATGGGCATCTCCGGTGGATCCTAACACATGTTAAGTAAACTTCAGAGtctttttgaaattaaaaaaaaaagaattatgagAATAGTTAACAAGAAAATGTGAGTACCATTGGTCTTTGTCCCTGTAACAAAGGATGATCAAAAGCAGGTTGGTGATGAGATGGAACACAATCTATTGTATCTCCATCTGGACTCTGTAAAAGTCACaatatataacattatataACTTTACTTAgatatagaagaaataaaacagtGTAAAAGATAAGAGTTTGGATTTACCTCAATGGTCTTGATGGCTGGTTTATTAATCTTTTGGAGATGTTTTCTGATGAGTTCCAGCTTCTGAATCTCCCTTTGTGGCCGGAGAGTGACAGTTTCGGATGTCGAATTCGGTGGAGAAGCAGAGGAGGATAAGAGACAGAGTaagaaaatgaaagtaaagATCATCAAGCAAGGAGACGACATTGCAACGGGTGATGAATCTCCTCTTTTTTCACGGATAGACTTTTCAGAAGAGTATTAAAACACTGTTTTGTGTGGTGTTGTGTAATGAAGATGAAGGCAAAACATTTATTGCAAGcttattgttgttgttcgtCTTCTTCATATCACTGACACATCTTTCAACAAACCCATTAAAGACAGAAGTCACTTCTCTAAGAAAACCTAGACCCCCAAAACCCAAAGATCCAAACTCACCCCTAGctcaaaaataaatgaattataCTATTGAGAATGGTTTGGAGCATGTGGGTTTACTCATAAGGTGATATAAATACTGGGTAGTGATGAAATCATGGAATGGtgtttaatactatttatttataaggGATTTGGGggatattttatattaaatgatgaaaagaagagaagagattttGATGCAGCTTTATCGTTATGTGaaaacggttttttttttttgtggtaaaacTTAGATTTAGTTTGAAAGatgaaagttgaaaactttaaatCTTGATTTCCTCAGCTATTCTCAAACTTTACGTTATGTTTCCACTTTCCACATCTTTGAATATCCATCGTGTCAAAGAAaacatttatcaaattaattttggtACGTATGAGACAATGAGTTGTTCGATTTCTCTTGAATATAACAAAGGGTAcattgtcatttttttattttgtcccAACATTTATTTCAGTacagtattatatatataatttccccAATAATCTCAAGCAATTGGGAACAATGATTTGCAAAGCATGAATTTTCATGTGACTAATTAACCAAAACTGCAAGCATACATGCATGAAGTACTTATACGCTCTAACATGGCAACATCTAAACTCCAAGAGCACGTTCGATAAACATTATTTaaactcaaatttttaaaatataattatccatttgcTAAAAATTTAAACGATAAAGGCCAATTTGAGTATATTCAATATATTGCACAAAAAGATAGATAAGTTTGGTTAAGTATAGTATACTACTTGAGATGCATAGCTGATATATTTGGCTCACAGTCATCATCTATATATGGAAGTTGATCGTCCACTTGGATATTTCCATTtggcaaacaaataaaatcaaagtgGTTTGATTATCATGTTGGTCAAAACTGTGGACCAGTTTTTACTACGTACATACATCAGTCACCTAAAGTTTTTAGAATTCactaatttatataatttgttttagaaaatcGTTCATGATAAAACAAGTAGTCAAGTACAAAGTGTGGAATATATGGACCGCGAGAGTGTTATTTGTCCGAATGATATTGTCCAGTCTTATAAATCGAGGGAATGATTGAGACCCAAAGCATGCAAAAATGAAATGTTGCCTTTGGATTTCTATTCAATATTAAATTTCATTCTTTAAGAAAAACATGATTGGCTGTGTGAATTATGAATGTTCCTACCaatcatgtttttgttatttctcaTTAACTTCATCTTTtaccaaacgaaaaaaaaaaaaaaaaaactacggaGCAAAGTTGACCAGACGACGACTATGATAAACTTAGCATTGCCTTCAACTTGATTTGGAATATAAACTATGCAACAAAATCtaacattttaataattaatagatagtgagagagaaagaaaaaggcgAAGAAATTAAAGATGAACATTAAAGCTAACAAAAGGAGAATGGAAACAGTTTGATGTAAGAGCAATGATAGTGTCTGTAAAGCAGCCTCGAGAGCTCagctttttccaattttatctcGATCCATACCAGTGAGTATCTTAGTTAATTAAGATCATTAAGGActattgtgttttgtgtatACAGTCTGAAACAAAGTACGATTCGGCGTTGGAGTTATTAACTGTGATATGATGAGACATGATTTACAAAAGCGGCGTGAAAGGTTGGACGTTAATGTTCGGACCAGGCATGAGCTTTGTTTAGGGTACATCATCATGGATACCTATTGTGAGTTGTCCATTGAtgtaacaattaaaaatattacagGCTgcacagattaaaaaaaatacacgtACTGTACTTAATATTTCAAGATTACAACATTGAACTTGCGATACCTACcattttgagaatttttaaaTACACGATCTCCTTCCTCCCAATTAAGAAAACCTATTAATTGGAGACAACTTTTACAATGCCTAAGGTTGAAAATGCTTACTCCCACCCCAAATAAACCTACAGAATCAGAACctcaaataaaaagagataaaaaaaagataagtacGTAGATCAGTATATCTAAGTATCTAACTATGTAACATTacgaattaaaacaattaagacATGAACAGATATTGACATGTTTGAAACTAGAACCCGGTGTCCAAATTACAAATTAgatacacatacacacacatgatctcccacttttttttttccttgttcttttttaaaagtgaagttaatcaaattaaagaagcaaaataacaaagaaataaacccataattaaaaacattagtatttttcttcttcgaaaCCCCAAATTCTTTATCATAGTTTAACGAGGGTTGATAGCGCCAAGCAATTATCAGCCATTTGGTACAAAACTCCTGCGGATttgtaaacaacattaacctCCCGAGTCTCCTTCATCGCGTCACTGCAAGAATCGTAATCCGTCAACGCGGCGCTAAGGTTAATGTTAAGGCTAAAACCATCATTCTCCTTAATGTTCTTAAGGGCCTTGTCCAAATTGTCAAACGCGCTATTGAAGTTGGACAAACAAGTCGCGACTCCTCCGTCGCGTTTCAGCTCTTTCTCGGCGATTGTTTTGGCTTGCCTCGTACGCTTCATCAACTCTCTAATGGCCACGTCCGTTGCTGCGTTCACATTCGTTTGACCCTTGATGGTGCCTCTGCACAATGCCGGGAAATCCGACACCGTGCATGGGTCGATGAGAGGAAGTCCCAACGATGCCACGCTTTGGCTTGAGGTGGCAATAAGGACGAAGATCGTCGCGACGATTGTCATACATGGATTGATAGACATCGTGTGTGTAATATATACACGGAAACGTATATATGTTGTGTGTATAATATATACGTTCTTGTGTTTGTGATTTGAAACACCGTGTGGTGGATAGTTTTTAATTAGGAGGAGGGAGGTCATGAGTTTTATATATGCTGATGCAATAAAATGGTTATATTTAGTAAGTTGCTGACTAATTTGCCACCGGTGAATTAGACCGGACATAACTATTTTGGTATGTTTATTAATTAGGTATTATAGTGGGTTATcgttttcttgttattttttttttgtttttgtgtttgaacttaattttgttgttctgttttggtGGCCAAAACTAGATTTGTTCTAAGATAAATGGGATTTTTCTGTGAAAGTATTACGTCCAGCTGATCTAGTTTTACTTTTAACCAAGtagtaatcatatatataaaagtaaggttttggtctctccttattggttgattttcatttaattttttttttattttttttatttgatttctaattgtttaatcgctttaaataatatttaacacccaattaacacaatacatttaattcatacattaaaataaaattataactgaaaataaaataaattattcattaatcatattccaccactcaattttattcaaacacaataaataatatttgtaactctaataattctaaatgtagtttccatcaattcttatcatataaataagcattgcATCATTCtcttatattgatattttttactttctcattttcacattctctcattctcttccacttctctcattcttttccacaatatctcaaatcatttatagttttttttttatgttttcaatttcttttttttgttgtatgggttacaaaaaatcaaatgaaatatcattgtaaatttttaatgctaaattttaattttagagactacatgatatatatatatatatatatatattttacattgtttttatatttaaagatctaatttggattatcatcttataagtactcattttctccttctctctcaccaatatcaaatgttgttatatataatatgtgttgtaagagtttgattctatattttaatttagaaattattatatataattaacaatttaacattgttttcaatttttattttatttatataaaaataaaatttcttttatatttcttgcctttctaatctattcatatttatttttgaaatttccatagctaaatttaaattcacatatgttggttttaacaaaaaatcaagtttatttgagaatctgttttaaaaggtttatcttcattctctattttagatgagcatcttataagtcattattttaaaataccatttaactaattaaatcctctaaagatgaaaccattagtatgaaatctagcactataaattatattgatgagtgaaaaacaaaacaaaaaacaaaaggattgaagttattcttggggttttaaaaaatctttaaattgaagttcatataatttttttttaaaaactaatttagtttgtcacttcaaaagtaatatttttaatttggaatgttatgtgtgagtgttgagtttatatcaacaaaacaatcaaaaagtgtaagtttaaattttgattgagccacttggcattccttttcttttaagtcaaaaataaattaaaatatttatttataattaactcaCTTTTAAAGGTATTTCActtcatttaactcaaatgtaactcctaccccataattttacattcattcctccaaataatatatttatctttcaagaaaaaatgtttttggtaaaattttaatattttttaattattttaattgctttaaactttgaaatgaggaatattctatatacaataattttatacgtagttaccaaattttttgataattttatttgattcaattttactataCTATAGTCTTTTGTTTACatggtcattaaaaaaaatctttaaatcaatgttttacctctataaaacatgatcataaacatagattctctcatattaggaaaatgtttaaatttctatattattatttatattaatatagctaatcaatttgtaataattttttatagtattggttaatttttgacttataaaaaagtttatatattttaaattttatataataaataatcataccaaaaaattgttgacaggagtgttattttgagaaattgctataaatgtttttgagattcatacattagtataattttttgagattatacattagtataatttttttgagattatacattagtaaaacaatattttagtttaagaaaattttaaaaatataatcaaaactattatgCATACAACCACGCATTGCGTGGACTAATTACCTAGTTGATAAGATAAAAGATGGATCTTATTGGATCAAACAAAGAATTATTcaatagtaaaaatatttgaagatgCCGAGACTTAATTACTTGACAGTAACAGATAACCTACTTAGTGTACTTTGATATAGTTTATGtcattaaatttcaatgtttgTATCAAAATTGAAGATGCCGGGACCTAATTTTACTTCTGAAAACGTGATATGTTCCAAGAAGCTATATGAAGCCTCATGCCCCATTAATCATCTATTAAGATGTATGGTAGACTACTTATTAAGTATAAAAAATCAGAggctttatttttattcttaatacTTAAATCTAACATATTTGAAAGTTTATGGTATTTGTTCTGAACATCATGTAATCGAATCAAGTGAACCTAACCAAACTAGACAAATAGTGGACATCGATCCCTGAATCAGATATGTTGCTCATTTTAAAATCTTCTTCACTCTAGGCAGatataaacagaagaaaaatgcTTAAACTGGGAGAAATGATTTTATGATCATCCTTGGGATCGCTAAGAGTGTAGTGTACCGCAAACAGATTACATTGACAGTTTGATCACAGAAGTAAGTTATACAGATAAAAACAATTcctctacatatatatatcaatctgCATCATCCTAACGCAAAgcgtttctcttttcttataaaaatcCAGATAAGGATGGTGTAAATCTATCTGGTGTTGGTCGGACGTTACCTCTCAGCGACCAAATTCCCCATAAAACCACCGCTTATCTCATAATGACGTGCACTTGAGAAGCCAGCTTCTAGAGCAAGAGTCTCTAGCTCTTCTCCTACGAAAAGGACATTTTCACATTCCAATCAGGTAATCAAAACACGACAGATATAGTATAAGCCTTTCAAGTTTTGTTCTGTACAATAGGTGAAAATGTCACAAAGCCGATTACAAACACAAATATCAGCTGTGCCGTGTAATGGAAAAAGCATATATGGTATCAACAGAGAACGAACCTGTTAGGTACCCGTTGATTGAAGATTTCAGATATTCATACTCCTTTGCAAGACCATAAACAGTAGCCACAGGGACAACTACATTGTCAATCATCCAAtcctaacaaaaccaaaccaaattattTCCTCGAAATATATAATTAGCAAAATCACACATCACAGTCTGTAGAGTAAAAAACAAGCACCTGCATAAACGTAGTAACGGATTGGTTGCTCTTATTGAAATCAAGTATGGACACTCTTGAACCTGAAAACCAACAAGAGACAACAACTAAGCATAGCACAAAAAGCCTTtgctaaaaaaatcaaatatacaaaaaaaaaaacaaaaaaacaaagcagaCCTGGTTTCAAAACCCGATACATCTCCCTCATGGCTCTATCTCTATCAACAACGTTTCTAAGACCATAACCCATAGTAATAGCATCAAATTCACAATCACCAAATGGCAAATCAAGAGCATCACCTTCAATCCACctaataaacaaaattgaaaacgtATTTCAAGTTTTTGAGTCTTTCATCAAGAGATGTTAGAACACAAACAACAAGCATGATTTTACCAGTGCTCACTCTATACACTTGTAACAAGACCTTGCTTTATGATTCTGTCTAGATGCTGCAACAGCTAGTTGTTCACATGAGAAATCCAAACCCATCacctaaaataaatattaccaAGTCTTTAAAACAAATCCACATTTCAAGAACACAAACCAGACTAAGCAAGAAACACAAACCTTGCCGGTTGAACCAACTTTCTCAGACAAGAGAAACGCTAAATCACCGCTTCCACAACACAAATCAAGAACGTAATCTCCTGTTTTTGCtctaatttttcaaattaaaacaactcaaaaaaatcagaaatagaGAAGTGTCATTTAAACACAGAACAAATAGACAAAAGACTACTCTCACCCGCTCCATGAGACAGCCATGTTCTTCCAAATTCGATGCTGTCCTAAGCTTAAGAGATCATTCAACTACAAAACCCATATAACAACACAATGATTTTTTGAAAAGCTTAAAGATGTGAAGGAGATAAGATCAAAGGAAGGAATAGATTCAAACGTTATCGTAAACTGGAGCAATGCGGTTGAATAGAACCCGGCGTTCGTTCGAGCATTTCACCACCGTTCTCCGCCGAGATCGGAAATTTACCGGGAGCTTCCCGCCGGTGAAGGTCACCGGAGAGACGATACCAAGTAGAGCCGCCATGTGTTATGGCCGCTGATTAACGATCATGTGGGTTTTGTTCCGATTACTCGGATTGggttaaaaattttgtttcagtttattAATGGGCCGATTTAAGGCccaataaaattaatttgagaCCCACCCGcaaaattgaaacaaagatGGTTATGGCCATAACACAAGGTTCCAATTACTGGCTTATTTTAGCCAAGTAATTGATATGAttgaattgagttttttttttaaatgagttaCACaagtaaatgtaaaaatatcatgctataaaataatagaaagagaCCAAAgaagttattttttattcacTGATAATAATAGTTACAAAGCATTTTTTGACTTGTCccccttgtttcttcttcctacaTGTGAGTGAGTGTTAATATTTCATTCCATTCATGCCTCGTGCATGCTTCACTCTTTCCCtctttccctcttttttttttttgtcggcaaaGCAAGAGAgaattatacatttttcaaatacacccatcttttaattttttttttcaaggttaataataaataatgataacCCCATAAAATAAATTCATTCCTCGGTGAAGAATGAGCCACTTGAATCATCCATCATAGCGAAAGGCATATTCTCTGACGGCTTCCAATGGCGTTTCCTTTGGTTTATAAACcaattgttgatttgtttctggTCTAACCCCGTTGCATCAGCTAATGCTATCTTATCTCCTTCCTGTGCATGTACACATTCATATCACCCATGTAAATACAAGTGTAACGGTTAAGATAGCTAGATATTAAGATAAAGCTATCTTATCTCCTTCCTGTGTATGTTACACATTTCATATCACccatgtaaaaatattaatggtTAAGATATTTTGCttgcagaagaaggatgagTGTTGTCTTTTGCTTACAGTAGGGTAAGGCCATTTATAATGGAGATTCCACCAATCAAGAAGAGCTTGTCTTGCTTCTCTAGGTagctttcctttcttcttcttctttgagaaCTCCAGCTTTAGAGAACTTATACGGCTTCCAAATTTGCGTAGCAACCTGTCCTTGAGATCACGGTCCTCGCATCTTTGTTTCCCATCCTCCGCTACCTCATGATCGCCTCCACTCAGTTCCTCGTCTGATGATATTGCACCATCCTCTGttacacacaaattaataaacaaatcagTAACGTTTTAATTAAGCCTTAACATATGTCATATGCACGTGGAGAAACAGCCATGAGAATGGTTGCTTTTATATAACAAGTAAGAGGAAGGAAACAGTACACTAGAATGAAAAGTTGGCTTTCTCGGCTAAACGGCTAAGTGgctaaagagaagagagaggggCAGAAATGGGAAAGGAGAAGGATAGGGAAGGGGAGAGAATATCGAGGACGCACACGATTGAGTGCAGCAGTCAAAAAACCGCCGCAGTGAATAGTTACCTCCATTGTCATTTGTCAGGAGAGGACTAATAGTCTTGTCCCCATGAGGAGACATACCCCTCCCTTGGCCTACTCATTACCCAATATGACTACGACACCTGTGAATATCACATTAGAGGTTTGTATGAACCCCCGGAAATAACGCTACACCTAACATTTATGTTCTCCGCAACACCCCAAAACCCAAATTTccttttcactctctctctctctttcttaaatGAATtgcacatttatatatatgcccCAACGACTCTACTGACCCACTTACTCAACTTCTCTGACACCAAAAACTCAACCCAAAGATGATTCAAGAACATTACCTGATTTTACAATAGTTTTGACTATGTGACAGAAATTATAGTCGGACCAAGCATCCGTGGTTAGTccgaattaaa
Coding sequences within:
- the LOC104741050 gene encoding uncharacterized protein LOC104741050; amino-acid sequence: MSINPCMTIVATIFVLIATSSQSVASLGLPLIDPCTVSDFPALCRGTIKGQTNVNAATDVAIRELMKRTRQAKTIAEKELKRDGGVATCLSNFNSAFDNLDKALKNIKENDGFSLNINLSAALTDYDSCSDAMKETREVNVVYKSAGVLYQMADNCLALSTLVKL
- the LOC104741051 gene encoding 2-phytyl-1,4-beta-naphthoquinone methyltransferase, chloroplastic — encoded protein: MAALLGIVSPVTFTGGKLPVNFRSRRRTVVKCSNERRVLFNRIAPVYDNLNDLLSLGQHRIWKNMAVSWSGAKTGDYVLDLCCGSGDLAFLLSEKVGSTGKVMGLDFSCEQLAVAASRQNHKARSCYKCIEWIEGDALDLPFGDCEFDAITMGYGLRNVVDRDRAMREMYRVLKPGSRVSILDFNKSNQSVTTFMQDWMIDNVVVPVATVYGLAKEYEYLKSSINGYLTGEELETLALEAGFSSARHYEISGGFMGNLVAER